A single window of Micrococcaceae bacterium Sec5.1 DNA harbors:
- a CDS encoding nuclear transport factor 2 family protein, with product MSNSAEIVAAYFDGVKAGDADAVANLFAPDAQLINAAGILKGADAIRRMYQNGLTPGAMTPSPHPPVVNGEHVAVEIDLNANGASLKLGDFFTIRDGKIHSLTIYSLTPSDARLFDDVGIDPAR from the coding sequence ATGAGTAATTCAGCTGAGATTGTCGCGGCCTATTTCGACGGCGTGAAAGCGGGCGATGCGGATGCAGTGGCCAACCTGTTTGCCCCTGATGCGCAGTTGATCAATGCTGCGGGGATCCTCAAAGGGGCTGATGCCATCAGACGGATGTACCAAAACGGACTGACGCCCGGAGCGATGACGCCAAGCCCGCATCCGCCGGTGGTGAACGGAGAGCACGTAGCCGTCGAGATAGACCTGAATGCCAACGGAGCCAGCCTCAAACTCGGAGACTTCTTCACCATTCGCGATGGGAAGATCCACAGTCTCACCATCTATAGCCTTACCCCATCAGACGCGCGCCTCTTCGACGACGTCGGAATAGACCCCGCACGGTAG
- a CDS encoding fumarylacetoacetate hydrolase family protein: MKIAVFGPHRRVGVIKDDKIVDANGAYAKFLSVTSELTRPQAQADADVPSELGAFIAEGDRALEGAQAAVEHLWAKAQDDRGLAGEPLFFGLGETELHAPVAQGSRIFCALANFFDHMEAASKNSAGNDTAEVLDRLVQGGPKYFLKDHRAVGADAQPVRYPARTRRLDYEAEVAIIVGKQGRDIGRDDALPYIWGYTLHNDWSIRDNVSFGPDFMHSKNFDTSATIGPWIVVNEGIDPQDIPIECRVNGEVRQSGNTKSMVHDFSAFIQHLSADTTLYPGDLISSGTPKGTAVDSSRQQTDGSHPDTLFVKPGDVVEVSSSLIGTIRNEVISPAT; the protein is encoded by the coding sequence ATGAAAATAGCTGTCTTTGGCCCTCATCGTCGCGTGGGTGTCATCAAGGACGATAAGATCGTCGACGCCAATGGAGCCTACGCAAAGTTCCTGTCCGTAACGTCAGAGCTGACGCGCCCTCAGGCACAAGCCGACGCTGACGTCCCTTCGGAACTTGGGGCGTTTATCGCAGAGGGGGACCGGGCCCTGGAAGGCGCCCAAGCCGCCGTCGAGCACTTATGGGCCAAAGCCCAGGACGATCGTGGGCTCGCGGGGGAGCCGCTCTTCTTTGGCCTCGGTGAGACTGAACTTCATGCCCCGGTGGCCCAAGGTTCCCGGATCTTTTGCGCTTTGGCCAACTTCTTCGATCACATGGAAGCCGCCAGCAAGAACAGTGCAGGGAATGACACAGCTGAAGTCCTTGACCGGCTGGTCCAGGGTGGACCCAAATACTTCCTGAAGGACCACCGGGCAGTAGGAGCTGACGCCCAGCCGGTGCGTTACCCCGCAAGGACCCGTCGCTTGGATTACGAGGCCGAGGTGGCGATTATCGTCGGGAAACAAGGTCGCGATATCGGCCGCGACGATGCTCTTCCCTATATCTGGGGATACACATTGCATAACGACTGGTCGATCCGCGACAACGTGTCCTTCGGGCCGGACTTCATGCACTCCAAGAACTTCGATACGTCGGCAACCATTGGGCCCTGGATCGTTGTCAATGAAGGCATTGACCCGCAGGACATTCCCATTGAGTGCCGTGTCAACGGGGAGGTCCGGCAAAGCGGCAACACCAAATCAATGGTGCACGATTTCTCCGCCTTCATCCAACACCTCTCAGCTGACACCACCCTGTATCCGGGCGATCTCATCAGCAGCGGAACGCCAAAGGGAACCGCCGTCGATTCCAGCCGGCAACAAACTGACGGATCTCATCCGGACACGCTGTTCGTGAAGCCCGGCGACGTCGTCGAGGTGTCCTCGAGTCTCATCGGCACCATCCGGAACGAAGTTATCAGTCCCGCCACGTGA